One Mycobacteroides abscessus ATCC 19977 genomic window carries:
- a CDS encoding peroxiredoxin: MLPVGTVAPDFTLRNQNNQPVSLSDFRGKKAVLLVFFPLAFTGVCQGELDHVRDHIGDFENDEVQIIALSVSAGPIHKIWSSYSGFTFPILSDFWPHGAVAEAYGVLNEKAGYPNRGTFVVDADGIIRFAEMLDPGQARDQAGWVQALAALHS, from the coding sequence ATGCTGCCTGTTGGCACCGTCGCCCCCGACTTCACCCTGCGCAACCAAAACAACCAGCCCGTCAGCCTTAGCGATTTCCGGGGCAAGAAGGCCGTGCTGCTGGTGTTCTTCCCGCTGGCCTTCACCGGCGTGTGCCAGGGCGAGCTGGACCATGTGCGCGACCACATCGGCGACTTCGAGAACGACGAGGTGCAGATCATCGCGCTGTCGGTGAGCGCCGGGCCGATCCACAAGATCTGGTCCAGCTACAGCGGCTTCACCTTCCCGATCCTGTCCGATTTCTGGCCCCACGGCGCCGTCGCCGAGGCGTACGGGGTGCTCAACGAGAAGGCCGGGTATCCGAACCGCGGCACCTTCGTGGTGGATGCCGACGGAATCATCCGATTCGCCGAAATGCTGGACCCCGGGCAAGCCCGTGACCAGGCGGGTTGGGTACAGGCGCTGGCCGCGCTACATTCGTGA
- a CDS encoding acyl-CoA thioesterase, which translates to MGVEVKVELRWADMDAYRHVNNVAMFRLIEEARIRFLADKLMGVESGRITMFVAHQEIDYVQPLLYSHEPARVIMRATRIGTAGFGIGYEIIGADGAVAAIAETSMVVVDDDGRPAQIPEHLRAVLDGLQGEPVPFRRRRAEAAVTP; encoded by the coding sequence ATGGGAGTCGAAGTCAAGGTCGAGTTGCGCTGGGCCGATATGGATGCCTATCGGCATGTGAACAACGTGGCCATGTTTCGGCTGATCGAGGAGGCACGCATCCGGTTTCTTGCCGACAAGCTCATGGGCGTGGAATCCGGTCGGATAACCATGTTCGTCGCGCATCAGGAAATCGACTATGTGCAGCCCTTGCTGTACTCGCACGAACCGGCGCGGGTGATCATGCGCGCCACGCGGATCGGCACGGCGGGGTTCGGTATCGGCTACGAGATTATCGGCGCCGACGGAGCCGTTGCGGCGATCGCGGAGACCTCGATGGTGGTCGTCGACGATGATGGTCGCCCCGCCCAGATTCCAGAGCACCTGCGTGCCGTGCTGGATGGTTTGCAGGGAGAGCCAGTTCCCTTCCGCCGCCGCCGCGCCGAGGCGGCGGTAACCCCGTAG
- a CDS encoding MspA family porin: protein MKLPDLARRSCIAVLATSATVATAILTAASDAAADPQGMPDQYQQFVTDDGWTVGLTLTNEVIDHIDNIAGASNSWQARVSYRAEATITGSGSAVIQDAQLETGYFVGCRTDSSSGVELGGDLGLTLSQQVFGQGYAGGYGGGQGGSGGGGGQGGGFGGASAGGSLGAQEHIGGYMRVLLKPGGLAQLPMDRINFRNMRAVSQVRNQNVEADGCGGQVKIQSFATFRIRTENGNDTQTIYGEPKDL from the coding sequence ATGAAGTTGCCAGATCTGGCACGTCGAAGCTGCATCGCTGTACTCGCTACATCTGCGACCGTTGCGACGGCGATCTTGACCGCAGCCTCGGATGCTGCGGCGGATCCGCAGGGGATGCCGGATCAGTATCAGCAGTTTGTGACCGACGATGGCTGGACGGTCGGCTTGACGCTGACGAATGAAGTCATCGATCACATCGACAACATCGCCGGTGCGAGCAACTCTTGGCAGGCGCGGGTGTCGTATCGGGCCGAGGCGACGATCACGGGTTCTGGATCTGCTGTGATCCAGGATGCGCAGTTGGAGACGGGGTATTTCGTGGGTTGCCGCACCGATTCGTCGTCGGGTGTGGAGCTGGGCGGTGATCTCGGTTTGACGCTGTCTCAGCAGGTGTTCGGTCAGGGATACGCCGGCGGGTATGGCGGTGGTCAAGGTGGTTCCGGTGGCGGTGGTGGCCAGGGCGGCGGTTTCGGTGGCGCCTCTGCCGGTGGCTCGCTCGGCGCCCAGGAGCACATCGGCGGTTACATGCGCGTGCTGCTCAAGCCGGGTGGTTTGGCGCAGCTGCCGATGGACCGGATCAATTTCCGGAATATGCGTGCGGTTTCTCAGGTGCGCAACCAGAATGTCGAGGCCGATGGCTGTGGTGGTCAGGTGAAGATTCAGTCCTTTGCGACGTTCCGGATCCGTACCGAGAACGGCAATGACACCCAGACCATCTACGGCGAGCCTAAGGACCTGTGA
- a CDS encoding DUF2235 domain-containing protein, translating into MAKNIVICFDGTGNQIRASGNTNVVRGYDMMVHDLTDRQISYYDPGVGTDPVVGTYTPGGQFIARLLGVTFGIGLRAKLAQAYTYLIERWEPGDRIFIFGFSRGAFCARGLAGLLNSVGMLRAGSQNLVPYAVSLYAQSCTDWSAERWDELHSFSRTVARREDGKFSIPVAYLGLWDTVSAPGIFKRSMQWPYAPSVPNALAGRHAVAIDERRRPYREYLIKFLGDQRLVDEAWFAGIHSDIGGDYADDDRLSDIALKWVIEGAAEHGLLLNIEKYQRYCSVEPTYAMGRIHRVSWLWALLLFRRRRIPDGAWIHASVADRMAQDSTYRPALPEHSTVIDAQWSTPATDIRL; encoded by the coding sequence ATGGCCAAGAACATCGTCATCTGTTTTGACGGCACCGGTAATCAGATCCGGGCCTCGGGAAACACGAATGTGGTCCGCGGCTACGACATGATGGTCCATGACCTCACCGACCGACAGATCTCGTATTACGACCCCGGTGTAGGCACCGATCCCGTCGTCGGCACCTACACGCCGGGGGGCCAGTTCATCGCTCGCCTACTCGGTGTCACATTCGGTATCGGCTTGCGCGCCAAGCTGGCTCAGGCCTATACCTATCTGATTGAGCGTTGGGAGCCCGGGGACCGGATTTTCATCTTCGGGTTCAGCCGCGGCGCGTTCTGCGCGAGAGGTCTTGCGGGTCTACTCAATTCGGTCGGCATGCTGCGCGCCGGTTCTCAAAACCTGGTCCCCTATGCGGTGAGTCTGTATGCACAGTCATGCACCGACTGGTCCGCAGAACGATGGGATGAGCTGCACTCGTTCTCACGCACGGTGGCCCGCCGCGAGGACGGTAAGTTCTCCATCCCTGTTGCCTACCTGGGCCTGTGGGACACAGTCAGCGCTCCGGGCATCTTCAAGCGGAGCATGCAATGGCCTTATGCCCCAAGTGTTCCCAACGCATTGGCCGGGCGGCACGCAGTGGCCATCGACGAGAGACGCCGACCCTATCGGGAATACCTCATCAAATTCCTGGGCGATCAGCGACTGGTCGATGAGGCGTGGTTCGCGGGCATCCACTCCGATATCGGCGGTGACTATGCCGATGACGACAGACTCTCCGACATCGCCCTCAAATGGGTGATAGAGGGAGCCGCGGAACACGGCCTGCTGCTCAACATCGAGAAATACCAACGTTACTGCTCCGTTGAACCCACCTACGCCATGGGCAGGATTCATCGCGTCAGCTGGCTCTGGGCACTGCTGTTATTCCGTCGACGTCGCATCCCCGACGGCGCCTGGATTCACGCCAGTGTCGCCGACCGTATGGCCCAAGACAGCACCTACCGACCAGCGCTACCGGAGCACAGCACCGTCATCGATGCCCAATGGTCCACTCCGGCAACTGATATCAGGCTGTAG
- a CDS encoding TetR/AcrR family transcriptional regulator gives MVGKSSPPSAAKLPATAHGRRTRAAIIDAAAQMMYQKGVAATSLDDILAASSTGKSQLYHYFKDRSELVKAVVERQTELVLAAQPTLTQIDSMDGVEQWAQAILANHDVPGGPFGCPLGSMAAELKNDPAYQPALAAAFGQWQSLLADGLIRMQDRGHLDPHEDPQRLAAAVLATLQGGMLMGRATMDITVLRDSLEMALDSIRRALRD, from the coding sequence ATGGTAGGTAAGTCGTCACCACCAAGCGCCGCCAAGCTCCCCGCGACCGCACACGGCCGCCGCACCCGCGCGGCCATCATCGATGCGGCCGCGCAGATGATGTACCAAAAGGGCGTCGCGGCAACCAGTCTCGACGACATCCTGGCCGCCTCGAGCACCGGCAAATCGCAGCTGTATCACTACTTCAAGGACAGGTCCGAATTAGTAAAGGCGGTCGTGGAGCGTCAGACCGAGCTGGTCTTGGCGGCACAACCCACGCTCACCCAGATCGACTCGATGGACGGTGTCGAGCAATGGGCCCAGGCGATCCTGGCCAACCACGACGTGCCGGGAGGCCCGTTCGGATGCCCGTTGGGCAGCATGGCCGCCGAACTCAAGAACGATCCGGCGTATCAGCCGGCGCTGGCCGCGGCGTTCGGACAGTGGCAGTCGTTGCTTGCGGACGGGCTGATCCGGATGCAGGATCGCGGTCACCTTGACCCGCATGAAGATCCGCAACGGCTCGCCGCGGCGGTTCTCGCGACATTGCAGGGCGGCATGCTGATGGGACGGGCCACCATGGACATCACCGTCTTGCGAGACAGCCTCGAGATGGCCCTCGACAGCATTCGACGCGCACTGCGCGACTAG
- the aceE gene encoding pyruvate dehydrogenase (acetyl-transferring), homodimeric type, which yields MTTEFARQDLAGNSSVPSPSENPERVRVIREGVASYLPDIDPDETGEWLESFDGLLARSGPARARYLMLRLLERANAGRVAIPALTSTDYVNTIPTENEPWFPGDEDTERRFRAWIRWNAAIMVHRAQRPGVGVGGHISTYASSAALYEVGFNHFFRGNAHPGGGDQIFIQGHASPGIYARAFLEGRLTTDQLDGFRQEKSHPGGGLPSYPHPRLMPDFWQFPTVSMGLGPMNAIMQARFNHYLRDRGIKDTSDQRVWAFLGDGEMDEPESRGLAHIAATEGLDNLTFVVNCNLQRLDGPVRGNGKIIQELESFFRGAGWNVIKVVWGREWDALLHADRDGALVNLMNTTADGDYQTYKANDGAYVREHFFGRDPRTKELVKDLTDAQVWNLKRGGHDYRKVYAAYRAATEHKGQPTVILAKTIKGYTLGKHFEGRNATHQMKKLTLDDLKDFRDKQRIPISDAQLEENPYLPPYYHPGPEAPEIRYMLDRRRALGGFVPSRRTTSRPLTLPGSETYASIKKGSGKQEVATTMALVRTFKELLRDKNIGNRIVPIIPDEARTFGMDSWFPSLKIYNRNGQLYTSVDAELMLAYKESAQGQILHEGINEAGSTASFTAVGTAYSTHDEPMIPLYIFYSMFGFQRTGDGLWAAADQMARGFVLGATAGRTTLTGEGLQHADGHSLLLASTNPAVVAYDPAFAYEIAHIVEHGLQRMYGENSENVYFYITLYNEPYVQPAEPENVDTEGILRGIYKFRAAPEARTHRANILASGVSVPDALRAADLLAEQWDVAADVWSVTSWGELNRDGLAIDHQALRHPDRPKGVPYVTKALEGAQGPKVAVSDWMHAVPEQIRPWVPGMYRTLGADGFGISDTRPAARRFFNTDAESVVVAVLEALADEGSVDRQVAVTAAAQYKIDDVSAADVSYKDTGSA from the coding sequence TTGACCACGGAGTTCGCTCGCCAGGATCTGGCCGGAAATTCAAGTGTGCCAAGTCCATCCGAGAATCCAGAACGTGTCCGGGTGATCCGCGAAGGTGTCGCGTCATACTTGCCGGACATCGATCCGGATGAGACGGGCGAATGGCTGGAGTCGTTTGACGGCCTGCTGGCCCGCTCGGGGCCGGCCCGGGCCCGGTACCTGATGCTGCGGCTGCTGGAGCGGGCGAACGCGGGCCGCGTGGCCATCCCCGCGCTGACGTCCACCGACTACGTCAACACCATCCCCACCGAGAACGAGCCGTGGTTCCCCGGCGATGAGGACACCGAGCGCCGTTTTCGCGCGTGGATCCGCTGGAATGCCGCGATCATGGTGCACCGCGCGCAGCGCCCAGGCGTGGGTGTGGGCGGACACATCTCGACCTATGCCTCCTCGGCCGCCCTCTACGAGGTCGGTTTCAACCACTTCTTCCGGGGAAATGCCCACCCGGGCGGCGGCGACCAGATATTCATCCAGGGCCACGCCTCCCCCGGCATCTACGCCCGTGCCTTCCTGGAGGGCCGGCTCACCACCGATCAGCTGGACGGATTCCGCCAGGAGAAGAGCCACCCCGGCGGCGGCCTACCCTCCTACCCGCATCCGCGCCTGATGCCCGATTTCTGGCAGTTCCCAACGGTTTCCATGGGGCTGGGACCGATGAACGCGATCATGCAGGCGCGGTTCAACCACTACCTTCGTGACCGCGGCATCAAGGACACCTCCGATCAGCGGGTGTGGGCCTTCCTCGGCGACGGCGAAATGGACGAGCCCGAATCGCGCGGCCTGGCACACATCGCCGCGACCGAGGGCCTGGACAACCTGACGTTCGTCGTCAACTGCAACTTGCAGCGCCTCGACGGCCCGGTGCGCGGCAACGGCAAGATCATCCAGGAGCTGGAGTCCTTCTTCCGCGGCGCCGGCTGGAATGTCATCAAGGTGGTGTGGGGCCGCGAATGGGATGCCCTGCTGCACGCCGACCGCGACGGCGCACTGGTGAACTTGATGAACACCACCGCCGACGGCGACTACCAGACCTACAAGGCCAATGACGGTGCCTACGTCCGCGAGCACTTCTTCGGGCGCGATCCGCGCACCAAGGAACTGGTGAAAGACCTTACCGACGCCCAGGTTTGGAACCTCAAGCGCGGCGGCCACGACTATCGCAAGGTATACGCCGCCTACCGCGCGGCCACCGAGCACAAGGGCCAGCCGACGGTCATCCTGGCCAAGACCATCAAGGGCTACACGCTGGGCAAGCACTTCGAGGGCCGCAACGCCACTCACCAGATGAAGAAGCTGACGCTGGATGACCTGAAGGACTTCCGCGACAAGCAGCGCATCCCGATCTCGGACGCCCAGCTCGAAGAGAACCCCTATCTGCCGCCGTATTACCACCCCGGCCCCGAGGCTCCGGAAATCCGCTACATGCTGGACCGGCGCCGCGCCCTGGGTGGCTTTGTGCCGTCGCGTCGCACCACGTCGCGCCCGCTCACGCTGCCGGGTTCGGAGACCTATGCCTCGATCAAGAAGGGCTCGGGCAAGCAAGAAGTCGCCACCACCATGGCGCTGGTCCGCACCTTCAAAGAACTGTTGCGCGACAAGAACATCGGTAACCGCATCGTTCCGATCATCCCCGACGAGGCCCGCACCTTCGGCATGGACTCGTGGTTCCCGTCGCTGAAGATCTACAACCGCAACGGCCAGCTGTACACCTCGGTGGATGCCGAATTGATGTTGGCGTACAAGGAAAGCGCGCAGGGACAGATCCTGCACGAGGGCATCAACGAGGCCGGATCCACCGCCTCGTTCACCGCGGTGGGCACGGCGTACTCGACCCACGACGAGCCGATGATCCCGCTGTACATCTTCTATTCGATGTTCGGCTTCCAGCGCACCGGCGACGGCCTGTGGGCCGCCGCCGACCAGATGGCCCGCGGCTTCGTGCTGGGCGCGACGGCGGGCCGCACCACCCTGACCGGCGAGGGCCTGCAGCACGCCGACGGCCACTCGCTGCTACTGGCGAGCACCAATCCCGCTGTGGTGGCTTACGATCCGGCGTTCGCGTACGAGATCGCGCACATCGTCGAGCATGGCCTGCAGCGGATGTACGGCGAGAACAGCGAGAACGTGTACTTCTACATCACGCTGTACAACGAGCCGTACGTGCAGCCGGCCGAGCCGGAGAACGTCGATACCGAGGGCATTCTGCGCGGCATCTATAAGTTCCGCGCGGCACCCGAAGCGCGCACGCACCGGGCCAACATCCTGGCCTCCGGGGTGTCGGTGCCCGACGCGCTGCGGGCCGCGGACTTGTTGGCCGAGCAGTGGGATGTAGCGGCCGACGTGTGGTCGGTGACCTCCTGGGGTGAGCTCAACCGGGACGGCCTGGCGATCGATCACCAAGCGCTGCGTCACCCGGACCGCCCCAAGGGAGTGCCGTACGTGACAAAGGCGCTGGAGGGCGCCCAGGGCCCCAAGGTGGCGGTCTCGGACTGGATGCACGCGGTGCCCGAGCAGATCAGGCCGTGGGTGCCCGGGATGTACCGCACGCTCGGCGCCGACGGGTTCGGCATCTCCGACACCCGTCCCGCCGCACGCCGGTTCTTCAACACCGACGCCGAGTCGGTCGTCGTCGCGGTGCTCGAGGCATTGGCCGACGAGGGTTCGGTCGACCGCCAGGTCGCCGTCACGGCGGCCGCCCAGTACAAGATCGATGATGTGTCGGCCGCCGACGTCTCCTATAAAGACACCGGCAGCGCCTAG
- a CDS encoding DoxX family membrane protein, with protein MRTHAGWIARAAPITLGAARVMLGVLWLHEGIFKYSAHFGRADILLIAHSAQTNTRVPQYFTVFSDNVLRAWPGLFGVAVPVLEVALGAVLVLGLLPQPAAIISLLTLLTYWSSDQLISQYPVMAALSAIIIAFPAPSGHYSIARFRHARAATNVVRDGR; from the coding sequence GTGAGAACTCACGCAGGATGGATCGCTCGTGCCGCGCCGATCACCCTTGGCGCGGCACGGGTGATGCTGGGCGTGCTGTGGTTGCACGAGGGAATCTTCAAGTACAGCGCGCATTTCGGACGCGCGGACATTCTGCTCATCGCCCACAGCGCGCAGACCAATACGCGTGTGCCGCAGTACTTCACCGTCTTCTCGGACAATGTGCTGCGCGCATGGCCGGGCCTTTTCGGCGTCGCGGTACCGGTGCTGGAGGTAGCGCTCGGAGCGGTCCTGGTGTTGGGACTGCTTCCTCAGCCGGCGGCCATCATCTCGCTGTTGACGCTGCTCACGTATTGGAGCTCTGACCAGCTGATCAGCCAATACCCGGTGATGGCCGCGCTCTCGGCGATCATCATCGCTTTTCCGGCGCCGAGCGGCCACTATTCGATAGCGCGGTTCAGGCACGCCAGGGCCGCAACTAATGTTGTCCGGGATGGTAGGTAA
- a CDS encoding DM13 domain-containing protein, with product MRFTVLTGTALLGIGLTVAACHAPASDSSPSTQSPQPATTSQAMAGKTRTGSFNGIDGKHVAGTATLANGQLTLTGFSSDKGPDLHIYLTKGADQNAVSTGKELGMVASDKADQTFTLSDTDASMYDTVMINCDKAKEAFGAAALM from the coding sequence ATGCGGTTCACCGTTCTTACTGGCACAGCACTTCTGGGCATCGGCTTGACCGTTGCCGCCTGTCACGCGCCCGCCTCTGACTCCTCGCCCAGCACCCAATCTCCGCAGCCGGCCACGACGTCCCAGGCCATGGCCGGCAAGACGCGTACCGGCTCGTTCAACGGCATCGACGGCAAGCACGTCGCCGGCACCGCCACCCTTGCCAACGGGCAGCTCACGTTGACCGGGTTTTCTTCTGACAAGGGCCCGGACCTGCATATCTACCTGACGAAGGGCGCCGACCAGAACGCCGTGAGCACGGGCAAGGAGCTCGGCATGGTTGCCTCGGACAAAGCCGATCAGACATTCACGCTCAGCGACACGGACGCGTCGATGTACGACACGGTCATGATCAATTGCGACAAGGCCAAGGAGGCCTTCGGCGCGGCAGCGTTGATGTGA
- a CDS encoding DUF3052 domain-containing protein translates to MVAAADASNYARKLGIQRDQLVQELGWDEDTDDDIRADIEDACGSELLDEDSDDVVDVVLLWWRDDDGDLVDALMDAITPLAEDGVIWVLTPKTGKSGHVQPSEIAESAPTAGLVQTSSLNLGDWSATRLVQPKSSRGGRR, encoded by the coding sequence GTGGTCGCGGCGGCTGACGCCTCGAACTATGCCCGCAAGTTGGGCATCCAGCGTGATCAGCTTGTGCAGGAGCTGGGCTGGGATGAGGACACGGATGACGACATCCGGGCTGACATCGAGGACGCATGCGGTTCGGAGCTCCTCGACGAGGACTCCGACGATGTGGTCGATGTGGTCCTGTTGTGGTGGCGCGATGACGACGGCGACCTGGTCGACGCGTTGATGGACGCCATCACTCCCTTGGCTGAGGACGGCGTGATTTGGGTGTTGACACCCAAGACCGGCAAGTCCGGCCATGTGCAGCCCTCGGAGATCGCCGAGTCGGCGCCGACGGCGGGTCTGGTGCAGACATCGTCTCTCAACCTGGGGGATTGGAGCGCGACGCGGCTGGTGCAGCCCAAATCATCCCGGGGCGGGCGGCGATGA
- a CDS encoding LpqN/LpqT family lipoprotein: MLTSGCTAVVDGAAVATPGEEGKWLTNPKCSSVSVPLLDVPLDNDSEPRVEVPQPTGWERINRFESGVVRVYLAAPDLQAGGFVPNATVAIANLSGKAGTEEAAFAAERGGLESFGVTDLVEAQGAICGYPSRTMTYNMGLGNIPAHRVTTTIVAVKNNTKMYTVGVSVQALDDTVRGFDTARETILAGLQVGPPATA; the protein is encoded by the coding sequence ATGCTGACATCGGGGTGTACTGCCGTCGTCGACGGTGCCGCGGTCGCCACTCCGGGTGAGGAGGGCAAGTGGCTCACCAACCCGAAGTGCAGCTCGGTGTCGGTGCCGTTGTTGGATGTGCCCTTGGACAACGATTCCGAGCCGCGGGTCGAGGTACCCCAGCCGACCGGATGGGAACGCATCAACCGCTTTGAAAGTGGAGTGGTCCGCGTCTACCTGGCCGCGCCCGACTTGCAGGCTGGCGGGTTCGTACCCAATGCCACCGTGGCCATCGCGAACCTGTCCGGAAAAGCCGGCACCGAAGAGGCCGCCTTCGCCGCCGAGCGGGGCGGATTGGAGTCCTTCGGCGTCACCGATCTGGTCGAAGCTCAGGGCGCCATCTGCGGGTACCCGTCAAGGACCATGACCTACAACATGGGACTGGGCAATATCCCGGCCCACCGGGTTACCACCACCATCGTGGCGGTCAAGAACAACACCAAGATGTACACCGTCGGGGTGTCGGTGCAGGCATTGGACGATACCGTCCGTGGTTTTGACACGGCGCGCGAGACGATTCTGGCGGGGCTGCAAGTCGGCCCGCCCGCTACAGCCTGA
- a CDS encoding CoA transferase, giving the protein MHSGADIPSLYEWLSPALGPVSPAAVAPCTGPRHWWGGQLDVEGLALGSVQAALTAANIACTGERLSTDSRAVAAAFASLDHLRVDGRQPVGFAELSGFFRAADGWVRLHANYPHHARVLVETFGVDSKDALAEQILRLGADLIAERITASGGLAVALRSPNQWRGGGAGKFVDTQPWIRFELGETLGAPLAPGRRLSGVRVLDLTRVIAGPVATRFLALLGADVLRVDPPSNPELVDQYLDTGFGKRSAISDFADAAQRDRIEALLAEADVVISGYRPAALTRYGLDSAALRERFPALSVVTLDAWGDGGPWGDRRGFDSLVQSAIGVGELYGQTDSTGAWRPGALPVQALDHATGYGVAAAALALLARRSQIGAGSAHLCLARTGHLLLDLARRNGGRQEFTVARESVESSFGTLSFAQPVAFSGGVRLTYRFPPGPYGNDPLSWAP; this is encoded by the coding sequence ATGCATTCCGGGGCGGATATCCCGTCGCTATACGAATGGTTGTCGCCAGCTCTCGGTCCGGTTTCTCCCGCGGCGGTGGCGCCTTGTACGGGGCCGCGGCACTGGTGGGGTGGCCAGCTCGACGTTGAAGGACTTGCGCTGGGCAGCGTGCAGGCCGCGCTGACGGCTGCGAACATTGCCTGTACCGGTGAACGTCTTAGCACCGATAGTCGGGCCGTGGCTGCTGCGTTCGCATCCCTGGACCATCTGCGTGTTGACGGGCGCCAGCCGGTCGGGTTCGCCGAGTTGTCCGGTTTCTTTCGCGCCGCTGATGGCTGGGTTCGACTGCATGCCAACTACCCACACCATGCCCGTGTCCTCGTGGAGACATTTGGGGTGGACTCCAAAGATGCTTTGGCAGAGCAGATTCTGCGGCTGGGTGCCGACCTGATCGCGGAGCGTATCACCGCCTCCGGTGGGCTCGCTGTGGCTCTCCGGTCGCCCAATCAGTGGAGAGGCGGCGGCGCTGGGAAGTTCGTCGACACTCAGCCGTGGATTCGGTTCGAGCTCGGTGAGACCCTCGGTGCGCCGCTGGCGCCCGGCCGAAGGCTTTCGGGAGTACGGGTTTTGGACCTCACCCGGGTGATCGCCGGACCGGTCGCGACACGATTCCTGGCACTCCTGGGCGCTGACGTGTTACGCGTAGATCCGCCCTCGAATCCCGAGCTGGTTGACCAGTATCTCGATACGGGTTTCGGTAAGCGCAGCGCTATTTCTGACTTCGCCGATGCCGCGCAGCGCGATCGTATCGAGGCACTGCTGGCCGAGGCCGACGTCGTTATATCCGGGTACCGGCCCGCAGCGTTGACGCGATACGGGTTGGACTCTGCGGCGCTGCGTGAGCGCTTTCCTGCGCTGTCGGTCGTCACCCTGGATGCGTGGGGTGATGGTGGCCCCTGGGGCGATCGGCGGGGATTTGATTCGTTGGTGCAGTCAGCGATCGGGGTCGGGGAGCTGTATGGGCAAACGGATAGCACCGGAGCCTGGCGTCCCGGAGCGCTTCCTGTCCAGGCCCTGGATCATGCGACCGGCTACGGCGTGGCGGCGGCCGCGCTTGCGCTGTTGGCCCGTCGATCGCAAATTGGGGCAGGCTCTGCGCATCTGTGTTTGGCGCGAACCGGGCATCTCCTTCTGGATCTCGCGAGGAGAAACGGAGGGCGGCAAGAGTTCACCGTTGCCCGGGAGAGTGTCGAATCGTCCTTTGGGACTTTGTCTTTCGCTCAACCCGTGGCGTTCTCCGGCGGGGTGCGACTGACCTATCGTTTTCCGCCGGGGCCGTACGGGAACGACCCGCTGAGCTGGGCGCCATGA
- a CDS encoding DUF3558 domain-containing protein, whose amino-acid sequence MSRLAFLASLVLVAAACSSPVTGAPTTSQLPTNSKGRVHITFDPCKEIPASVVGQLHLDRKPPRPDTQTDGEIETVFCKYYPQTRYLLTVSASNYTLDMLKKANNHWGYQDLEVGGRRALFAYRGTEPAKDSCIINVEATTGVYGVAVDTSHEDFTPYPDCMTAARANTDALLSYFPL is encoded by the coding sequence GTGTCTCGCCTAGCATTCCTCGCTTCACTTGTCCTTGTAGCCGCCGCGTGTTCCAGTCCCGTCACTGGAGCACCCACGACATCGCAGCTCCCAACCAATTCCAAGGGCCGCGTCCATATAACTTTTGACCCGTGTAAGGAAATCCCTGCGAGTGTTGTCGGGCAACTGCATCTAGACAGGAAACCGCCACGTCCAGATACCCAGACCGACGGGGAGATAGAAACTGTCTTCTGCAAGTACTACCCGCAGACTCGATACTTGCTCACTGTTTCAGCTTCGAACTACACGCTCGACATGCTCAAGAAGGCAAACAACCACTGGGGGTACCAAGACCTTGAAGTCGGCGGCCGCCGAGCTCTTTTCGCTTACCGAGGAACCGAACCCGCAAAAGACTCTTGCATTATCAATGTGGAAGCGACCACCGGAGTGTATGGAGTAGCGGTCGACACGTCGCATGAAGACTTCACGCCATACCCCGACTGCATGACAGCAGCCCGTGCAAACACTGACGCGCTCCTCTCGTATTTCCCACTTTGA
- a CDS encoding DUF6319 family protein, with product MTMTVDNPVAEASDTPDKPKRAAGKRTKTLQLTLTVTGTADGEWHAELKQGSTHLVRDLAVAAAAVSRAARELHEDLSTPIDAVIEEARSQQAAKVAALEAELEAARKALACLD from the coding sequence ATGACGATGACCGTGGACAACCCAGTAGCAGAAGCCTCGGATACCCCGGACAAGCCCAAGAGGGCGGCCGGCAAGCGAACCAAGACGCTGCAGCTGACCCTCACCGTCACCGGGACCGCGGACGGTGAATGGCACGCCGAGCTCAAGCAAGGCAGTACCCATCTGGTCCGTGATCTCGCCGTCGCAGCCGCCGCGGTCTCCCGTGCGGCCAGGGAACTACACGAAGACCTCTCAACCCCGATCGATGCGGTGATCGAAGAGGCACGCTCCCAGCAGGCAGCCAAGGTCGCCGCGCTCGAAGCCGAGCTAGAGGCAGCGCGTAAGGCCCTCGCCTGCCTGGACTGA